One Fulvia fulva chromosome 12, complete sequence genomic region harbors:
- a CDS encoding Sugar transporter STL1 translates to MAIFSHKGMLGGHISGKALQTGVCITAASGFLLFGYDQGIMSGIITEPAFLEQFPQMDPDNKSGAIQALVVAIYEVGCLIGSFLIVFVGDKLGRRKSVLIGTVIMLIGTALQSTAFTLGHMIVGRIVTGVGNGMNTSSIPVWQSEMAPPTIRGFLVLFEGALITGGICLSYWVNYGFWFVTQYDSFQWRFPIALQAVFGLLLILGVLLYPESPRWLIKTGKQENVDAARTITAVLEDKPADDPTLIADIAEMQRINEITSSTKLKPKELLTNGKEMNLWRLSAACLAQAFQQLGGLNLVTYYATTVFEDSLGFDPELSRLMTGCLGTEFFISALIALFVVDKLGRRMLMLWGAFGMGTSLLIIGACLSKATDTYKAPAYAATVFIFVYNTCFAIGWLGVTWLYPAEVTPIRIRAEANGFSTCSNWLINYGVVQLAPIMINKIGWQTYFVFMCFNYFHIPVVYWFFPETNGYKLEAMDAIFETAHEKGENPVWTERRVRKGKETIDLEKHEHPQAGSDSDPEGTVRGAEIEKEEIADDEEYKRRSNEL, encoded by the exons ATGGCAATCTTTAGCCACAAAGGCATGCTGGGCGGCCATATTAGTGGTAAAGCCCTGCAGACTGGTGTATGTATCACTGCCGCTTCTGGCTTCTTACTTTTCGGCTACGATCAAGGAATCATGTCCGGAATCATCACGGAGCCTGCCTTCTTAGAACAATTCCCTCAAATGGATCCGGACAACAAGAGCGGCGCCATTCAGGCATTGGTCGTTGCTATCTACGAAGTCGGCTGTCTCATTGGATCCTTCCTCATTGTCTTTGTCGGAGACAAACTTGGCAGACGGAAGTCGGTCTTGATCGGAACTGTTATCATGCTCATCGGAACTGCTCTGCAATCAACTGCCTTCACATTAGGACATATGATTGTCGGACGGATAGTCACTGGAGTAGGGAACGGCATGAATACAAGCAGTATACCTGTCTGGCAATCCGAAATGGCTCCACCAACGATCAGAGGTTTCTTGGTACTGTTTGAGGGTGCCCTCATCACAGGTGGAATCTGCTTGAGCTACTGGGTCAACTACGGTTTCTGGTTCGTCACACAGTACGACTCATTCCAATGGCGGTTCCCGATCGCGCTGCAAGCAGTCTTCGGTCTCCTCCTGATACTTGGTGTATTGCTCTACCCAGAGTCGCCTCGATGGCTCATCAAAACTGGCAAGCAGGAGAATGTGGATGCTGCACGAACCATTACAGCAGTTCTTGAGGACAAGCCAGCCGACGACCCAACTCTGATCGCCGACATCGCGGAGATGCAACGCATCAACGAGATCACCTCTTCGACTAAGCTCAAGCCCAAAGAGCTGCTCACCAACGGCAAAGAGATGAATCTCTGGCGACTCAGCGCGGCTTGTCTGGCACAAGCCTTCCAACAGCTTGGCGGTCTTAACCTG GTCACATACTACGCTACGACTGTGTTTGAAGACAGTCTTGGCTTCGATCCTGAGCTTTCTCGTCTAATGACTGGCTGCCTGGGCACGGAGTTCTTCATCTCCGCCCTTATCGCGCTCTTCGTTGTCGACAAGCTCGGACGTCGCATGCTCATGCTGTGGGGTGCCTTCGGTATGGGAACAAGCTTGCTCATCATCGGCGCTTGCCTATCGAAAGCGACCGACACCTACAAGGCCCCAGCCTACGCCGCCACCGTCTTCATCTTCGTCTATAACACCTGTTTCGCCATCGGCTGGCTCGGAGTGACCTGGCTCTACCCGGCCGAGGTAACTCCAATCCGAATCCGTGCCGAAGCCAACGGTTTCTCTACCTGCAGTAACTGGCTCATCAACTATGGTGTCGTCCAACTCGCACCCATCATGATCAACAAGATCGGTTGGCAAACCTACTTCGTCTTCATGTGCTTCAACTACTTCCACATCCCGGTCGTATACTGGTTCTTCCCCGAGACTAACGGATACAAGCTCGAAGCCATGGACGCCATCTTCGAGACCGCACATGAGAAGGGTGAGAACCCTGTGTGGACCGAGAGAAGGGTGCGAAAGGGTAAGGAGACTATTGACCTGGAGAAGCACGAGCATCCGCAGGCTGGAAGTGATAGTGATCCCGAGGGCACTGTGCGTGGAGCGGAGATCGAGAAGGAGGAGATTGCGGATGATGAGGAGTACAAGAGAAGGAGCAATGAGCTATGA